The Cetobacterium somerae ATCC BAA-474 genome has a window encoding:
- a CDS encoding spore maturation protein encodes MFTLIMERISLYAIPLIILFIVSYAYFVKKVKVYEVFCEGAKEGFSTAIRIIPFLVAMLVAIGVFRSSGAIDVIIRYLNPILEFIGMPGEVLPMAIMRPLSGGGSTGILNDIFITHGPDSMIGRMASVMMGSTETTFYVLAVYFGAVSIRKTRHAVAAGLLADIAGILAAVWICNLMFS; translated from the coding sequence ATGTTTACACTTATAATGGAAAGAATATCATTATATGCAATTCCTTTAATTATACTGTTTATAGTTTCATATGCGTACTTTGTAAAAAAAGTAAAAGTATATGAGGTATTTTGTGAAGGAGCAAAAGAAGGGTTCTCTACAGCTATTAGAATCATTCCATTTTTAGTTGCTATGCTAGTAGCAATTGGAGTTTTTAGAAGTTCAGGAGCTATTGATGTAATAATAAGATACTTAAATCCAATTTTAGAGTTTATAGGAATGCCTGGAGAAGTTTTACCAATGGCTATTATGAGACCTCTTTCAGGAGGAGGATCAACAGGAATTTTAAATGATATTTTTATAACTCACGGACCAGATTCTATGATTGGAAGAATGGCTTCAGTTATGATGGGATCAACAGAAACAACTTTCTATGTTTTAGCAGTTTATTTTGGAGCTGTTAGTATTAGAAAAACAAGACATGCAGTTGCAGCAGGACTTTTAGCTGATATAGCTGGAATTTTAGCAGCAGTGTGGATTTGTAATCTAATGTTTAGTTAG
- a CDS encoding nucleoside recognition domain-containing protein: MINAIWLGLILIGIVISMFTGNVQAVTDSVISSSKTAVEIAIGLIGIMAFWLGLMKVAEEAGLVKALGRGLRPIMKRLFPEIPEDHPAVGSIVANVAANFFGLGNAATPLGIKAMQELQELNDNKEEASNAMVLFLAINTSSVTLISSSVIAYRAAANSANVTEIIAPTIIATAISTIVAVVSCKVLQKLPTFKRETVVKTDAVGGDE, encoded by the coding sequence ATGATAAACGCAATATGGTTAGGACTTATATTAATTGGAATTGTCATTTCAATGTTTACAGGGAATGTACAAGCGGTAACAGATTCTGTTATATCATCGTCAAAAACAGCAGTGGAGATAGCAATAGGGCTTATTGGGATTATGGCCTTTTGGTTAGGATTAATGAAAGTTGCTGAAGAAGCAGGATTAGTTAAAGCTTTGGGAAGAGGATTAAGACCTATAATGAAAAGATTATTTCCAGAGATTCCAGAGGATCATCCAGCAGTTGGAAGTATTGTAGCTAACGTGGCAGCAAACTTCTTTGGATTAGGAAATGCAGCTACTCCATTAGGGATTAAAGCTATGCAAGAGTTACAAGAGTTAAATGACAACAAAGAGGAAGCATCAAATGCAATGGTACTATTTTTAGCTATAAATACATCTTCAGTTACTTTAATATCATCAAGTGTAATAGCTTATAGAGCAGCAGCAAACTCAGCTAATGTAACAGAGATAATCGCTCCAACAATAATAGCAACAGCAATCTCAACAATAGTTGCAGTTGTATCGTGTAAAGTTTTACAAAAGTTACCTACATTTAAGAGAGAGACAGTTGTAAAAACAGATGCTGTAGGAGGGGATGAATAA
- a CDS encoding ABC transporter permease translates to MFFIKDFFHLEEIKSLSFYENFELFKISLTQGVLSVIFSTIIAIIPAYYMSYKKNTLTKILEGLIFIPFFFPTISTVVAFTLIFNLPILKNFSVLYTLKAIILANVFYNSPIMIKYLSEGMRNIPKNIVEAAKIDGLNEVNIFFKIKLPLMFPQVFRGMFLVFIYTFASFGIVLALGGIRYSNLEVEIANTLLRDANFSKALVLGIVQFFFLIALNLLGDLYPPYELRDDFRERKVSTLTTVWTTIYLLLECSVVLIGIFYGFYNYYTGSFSLEGFYKLFSSDFNAYYPVLQGIRNSLLLASITPIFVIVFTYLLLKNFTKVTSAIVFSTMGFSSAFLGIALIYINILYDIKLWILLVIGYFLVTVPIAYSFMYQYVREFPKDILDLAKIDALSPFKTFLLIECPILKNVFLGTYLQIFAIILGEFTISYSMQLGRDFPTIALVNYSLFSDKKLLEGAALSSVNIIIVVVLFYLSNKITEKE, encoded by the coding sequence ATGTTTTTTATAAAGGATTTTTTTCATCTAGAAGAGATTAAAAGTTTGAGTTTTTATGAAAACTTCGAACTTTTTAAAATCTCTTTAACTCAAGGGGTATTGTCAGTTATTTTTTCAACAATAATTGCCATTATCCCAGCTTATTATATGAGTTATAAAAAAAATACACTAACTAAAATATTAGAGGGACTTATATTTATTCCGTTTTTCTTTCCAACCATATCAACAGTAGTAGCTTTCACACTTATATTTAATCTACCCATCCTTAAAAATTTTAGTGTTTTATATACACTAAAAGCTATAATACTTGCAAATGTATTTTATAATAGTCCAATTATGATAAAGTATCTAAGCGAGGGAATGCGAAATATACCTAAAAATATAGTTGAAGCGGCTAAAATAGATGGCTTAAATGAAGTTAATATATTTTTTAAAATAAAGCTTCCATTGATGTTTCCTCAAGTTTTTAGAGGAATGTTTTTAGTTTTTATATATACCTTTGCTTCTTTTGGAATCGTACTAGCACTAGGAGGAATTAGATACTCTAACTTAGAGGTTGAAATTGCAAATACTCTTTTAAGAGATGCAAATTTTTCAAAAGCTCTTGTATTAGGAATTGTGCAATTTTTCTTTTTAATAGCTTTAAATCTTTTAGGTGATTTATATCCACCTTATGAGCTACGAGATGACTTTAGAGAAAGAAAAGTTTCAACGTTAACGACAGTTTGGACAACAATATATCTGTTATTAGAGTGTTCAGTTGTTCTTATAGGAATATTTTATGGTTTTTATAACTATTATACTGGTAGTTTTTCTTTAGAGGGATTTTATAAACTTTTTTCTAGTGATTTCAACGCATACTATCCAGTTTTACAAGGGATTAGAAACTCTTTGCTTTTAGCATCAATAACACCTATATTTGTAATTGTTTTTACGTATTTATTACTTAAAAACTTTACAAAAGTAACAAGTGCGATTGTATTTTCTACAATGGGATTTTCAAGTGCCTTTCTAGGAATTGCTTTAATCTATATAAACATACTTTATGATATAAAATTATGGATACTTTTAGTTATTGGTTATTTTTTAGTAACAGTTCCAATAGCTTACTCCTTTATGTATCAATATGTGAGAGAGTTTCCAAAAGATATATTGGATTTAGCAAAAATTGATGCACTTTCACCTTTTAAAACATTTTTATTAATAGAGTGTCCTATTTTAAAAAATGTATTTTTAGGTACTTATTTACAGATATTTGCAATAATTTTAGGAGAGTTTACAATTTCATACTCGATGCAGTTAGGAAGAGACTTCCCAACTATAGCTTTAGTAAACTATTCACTTTTTTCAGATAAAAAGCTTTTAGAAGGGGCAGCATTGTCATCTGTAAATATAATAATAGTAGTTGTATTATTTTATTTATCAAATAAAATTACAGAAAAAGAATAA
- a CDS encoding thiamine ABC transporter substrate-binding protein — MKKTVLTGLFLMSLVSFGEEIVVYGPESMKWIESSAGIIFKEKTGTTIKYVPIDGVIPRMKLEKKNPKADIIVGLTDINYLEAKKEKLIKNYKPTTAGNIAKEEFIIDKEWSVTPIDYGMLALNYNYEKTGSDLKTFEDLKKYPKELLVQDPRSFTGEAFMLWTIGVYGENWLKFWESLKPSILTVSSGWSDSFAKFSVGEGAIMSGYASSSIYFYQDGNENKYKSYIPEEGGYIYLEGAALVNKKNIKKSAEEFLNFVLEPEFQKLALEKNYMFPVINYKLPEDYKYVPTTDKIVKLDAEYVNKNMENWKKQLIEVLKK, encoded by the coding sequence ATGAAAAAAACAGTTTTAACAGGATTATTTTTAATGAGTTTAGTATCATTTGGGGAAGAGATTGTAGTTTATGGACCAGAGTCAATGAAATGGATTGAAAGTTCAGCTGGGATAATTTTTAAGGAAAAAACAGGGACAACTATTAAGTACGTTCCAATTGATGGAGTTATACCTAGGATGAAGTTAGAAAAGAAAAATCCAAAGGCGGATATAATCGTAGGTCTAACAGATATTAACTATTTAGAAGCTAAGAAAGAGAAGCTTATAAAAAACTATAAGCCAACTACTGCTGGAAACATTGCAAAAGAGGAGTTTATAATTGATAAGGAGTGGTCAGTTACACCTATTGATTATGGAATGCTTGCATTAAATTATAACTATGAAAAAACAGGTTCAGATTTAAAAACTTTTGAAGATTTAAAAAAATATCCAAAGGAGCTATTAGTTCAAGATCCAAGAAGTTTTACAGGAGAGGCATTTATGCTTTGGACGATTGGAGTTTATGGAGAAAACTGGTTAAAGTTTTGGGAGAGTTTAAAACCAAGTATATTAACAGTTTCTTCAGGATGGTCAGATTCTTTTGCTAAATTCTCTGTAGGAGAGGGAGCTATTATGAGTGGGTATGCTTCGAGCTCAATCTACTTCTATCAAGATGGAAATGAAAATAAATACAAAAGTTATATACCTGAAGAGGGTGGATATATATATTTAGAAGGTGCAGCTTTAGTTAACAAGAAAAATATAAAAAAATCAGCTGAGGAGTTTTTAAACTTTGTTTTAGAACCAGAGTTTCAAAAGCTTGCTCTTGAGAAAAATTATATGTTTCCTGTTATAAACTATAAGTTACCAGAGGATTATAAATATGTACCTACAACAGATAAAATAGTTAAATTAGATGCAGAATATGTAAATAAAAATATGGAAAATTGGAAAAAACAGCTAATTGAGGTATTGAAAAAATAA
- a CDS encoding UvrD-helicase domain-containing protein, whose amino-acid sequence MKGIVLKASAGTGKTYRLSLEYLATLLKGENYKNVLVMTFTKKATSEIQERVILFLEEMYRDKESSLYENLKNLYPEIDLSFENVRKVYYEVLDNKDRLKISTIDGFINNIFKNVIAPYLNIFSYEIIDDTENIEILLKCFEKIVEDKNEFDRFKIFLQNRTERSIEKYLDILKNLIDNRWKLILIEQSQKLKNKDECDSDISIEKLIKHLTDAFLAIKEKKKDGKDLSDYMSKVIKWVLEKDSSTHREHAVENWNEIIKSDKCWDGRRVKTTSKIDLDCEIEILQRAFDQLKEEISKEVFNREVLSFEREILYFIENLYSIYDNIKFNEKRFTHLDISSYMFQYIDREEINLIKDGYITDYFKDIFDSEFKTVFIDEFQDTSVLQWRILKGLINSCENLICVGDEKQSIYGWRGGEKALFENLPSIIGVEEETMSVSYRSCKNIVDFTNGVFNGVAETYEEVAALEDHSYKWEFTPVDGKSDELGYFEVLTKKEPLEDEDEVLEEENMIETMVDSIETNFDGNYGGIGIIARSNKQLNEIAVALSDRKIPFVIDSNDSIIYHRAVNPIFKILKFVVNRDVFSLLEFLRSDVVKIGNGELKTILKNKEVIEKLEEMPEDISSSLLDVLNRIEKIAKKGLENKNFVLDVIEAFNISQMFSGKSDLKNIFQFLEMSKEHGNIFDFYNSLINEKDNPKFKQVSLEEEKAITLLSIHKSKGLEFETVYYFHQGQKRGLESGIQFHIDFKSPFNEIENFIFVDKKYEKILDYLGDSYNFLRELEIKKDQEEINNIYVALTRAKKNLFLVMGGSENKYLKSSIDGLFNVKCGKISRTEKNESVQRVKNVELLDSIDFIEKSVEECEQPNRMLLVDIVTEEKRRVGNAIHYYLEFIINNSLDEHIEAKNRTYSKYASIIGEERLKNILEGPEFKNFFNDNPIIFSEEWDYIYPEYEIYDEGKLKRIDRIMIKKPTPTSDGKILVIDYKTGGINQAQLDEYIEIVENHLYNLGEIDNYKVSGEFLEIKL is encoded by the coding sequence ATGAAAGGGATAGTTTTAAAAGCTAGTGCTGGAACAGGAAAAACATATAGACTATCTTTAGAGTATTTAGCTACTCTTTTAAAAGGTGAAAATTATAAGAATGTTTTAGTAATGACTTTTACTAAAAAAGCTACATCAGAAATTCAAGAGAGGGTTATCCTATTTTTAGAGGAGATGTATAGAGATAAAGAATCATCTCTATATGAAAATTTAAAAAACTTATATCCAGAGATTGATCTTTCTTTTGAAAATGTTAGAAAAGTTTATTATGAGGTATTAGATAATAAGGATAGATTAAAAATTTCAACAATTGATGGGTTTATAAATAATATATTTAAAAATGTTATAGCTCCATATTTAAATATATTTTCATATGAGATTATAGATGATACTGAAAATATTGAGATTCTATTAAAATGTTTTGAAAAAATTGTAGAGGACAAAAATGAGTTTGATAGATTTAAAATTTTTCTACAAAATAGAACAGAGCGTAGTATAGAAAAGTATTTGGATATACTAAAAAATCTAATTGATAATAGATGGAAACTAATTTTAATTGAACAATCTCAAAAGTTAAAAAATAAAGATGAGTGTGATTCAGATATATCTATAGAAAAGTTGATTAAGCACTTAACTGATGCTTTTTTAGCTATAAAAGAGAAAAAGAAAGATGGTAAAGATCTATCTGATTACATGAGTAAAGTTATAAAATGGGTTTTAGAAAAAGATAGCTCAACTCATAGAGAGCATGCAGTTGAAAATTGGAATGAAATTATTAAAAGTGATAAATGTTGGGATGGGCGTAGAGTAAAAACAACAAGTAAAATTGATTTAGATTGTGAGATTGAGATTTTACAAAGAGCTTTTGATCAACTAAAAGAGGAGATATCTAAAGAGGTTTTCAATAGAGAGGTTCTATCTTTTGAAAGGGAGATACTATACTTTATTGAAAATCTATACTCAATATATGATAATATAAAATTTAATGAAAAAAGATTTACTCATCTAGATATAAGCAGTTACATGTTCCAATATATAGATAGGGAAGAGATAAATCTTATAAAGGATGGGTATATAACAGATTACTTTAAAGATATATTTGATAGTGAATTTAAAACAGTATTTATAGATGAGTTTCAAGATACAAGTGTTCTTCAATGGAGAATTTTAAAAGGACTTATAAATAGTTGTGAAAATTTAATATGTGTTGGAGATGAAAAGCAAAGTATATATGGTTGGAGAGGGGGAGAGAAAGCTCTTTTTGAAAACCTTCCAAGTATAATAGGAGTAGAAGAGGAGACTATGAGTGTTTCCTATAGAAGTTGTAAAAATATAGTAGATTTTACAAATGGTGTATTTAATGGAGTAGCTGAAACATATGAAGAGGTTGCAGCTTTAGAAGATCACAGCTATAAGTGGGAGTTTACTCCAGTAGATGGAAAAAGTGATGAACTTGGATACTTTGAGGTTTTAACAAAAAAAGAACCTTTAGAGGATGAGGATGAAGTATTAGAAGAGGAAAATATGATAGAAACTATGGTAGATTCTATTGAAACTAATTTTGATGGAAACTATGGTGGAATAGGTATAATTGCAAGAAGTAATAAACAGTTAAATGAGATAGCTGTTGCTTTAAGTGATAGAAAAATACCTTTTGTAATAGATTCTAATGATTCTATTATATATCATAGAGCAGTTAATCCGATTTTTAAAATCTTAAAATTTGTTGTAAATAGAGATGTCTTTTCGTTGCTTGAATTTTTAAGAAGTGATGTTGTAAAAATAGGAAATGGTGAATTAAAAACTATTCTAAAAAATAAAGAGGTTATAGAAAAATTAGAAGAGATGCCAGAAGATATCTCAAGTAGTCTTTTAGATGTTTTAAATAGAATAGAGAAAATAGCTAAAAAGGGATTAGAGAATAAAAACTTTGTTTTAGATGTAATAGAGGCATTTAATATCTCTCAAATGTTTTCTGGAAAATCAGATTTAAAAAATATATTCCAATTTTTAGAGATGTCTAAAGAGCATGGAAATATATTTGATTTTTATAACTCACTCATAAATGAAAAGGATAATCCTAAGTTTAAGCAGGTATCTTTAGAGGAGGAAAAAGCAATAACTCTTTTGAGTATCCATAAATCTAAAGGATTAGAGTTTGAAACAGTTTACTATTTCCATCAGGGACAAAAAAGAGGTTTAGAAAGTGGAATACAGTTTCATATAGATTTTAAATCACCTTTTAATGAGATAGAGAATTTTATATTTGTAGATAAAAAATATGAAAAGATATTAGATTATCTAGGAGATAGCTATAACTTTTTAAGGGAGTTAGAGATAAAAAAAGACCAAGAGGAGATAAACAATATCTATGTTGCTCTTACAAGAGCTAAGAAAAATCTATTCTTAGTTATGGGAGGAAGTGAAAATAAATATTTAAAGAGTTCAATAGATGGACTATTTAACGTAAAGTGTGGTAAAATTAGTAGGACTGAAAAAAATGAAAGTGTACAAAGAGTAAAGAATGTAGAGCTATTAGATTCTATAGATTTTATTGAAAAGAGTGTAGAAGAGTGTGAACAACCAAATAGAATGCTTTTAGTTGATATAGTAACAGAGGAAAAGAGAAGAGTGGGTAATGCCATTCACTATTATTTAGAGTTTATAATAAATAATAGTTTAGATGAACACATAGAAGCAAAAAATAGAACTTATTCAAAATATGCATCTATAATAGGTGAAGAGAGACTAAAAAATATTCTTGAAGGACCAGAGTTTAAAAATTTCTTTAATGACAATCCAATTATTTTCTCAGAAGAGTGGGATTATATATATCCAGAGTATGAGATATATGATGAAGGAAAGTTAAAAAGAATAGATAGAATTATGATAAAAAAACCTACACCAACAAGTGATGGAAAGATTCTTGTAATAGATTATAAAACTGGAGGAATAAATCAAGCTCAGTTAGATGAGTATATTGAAATTGTAGAAAATCATCTGTATAATTTAGGAGAGATAGATAACTATAAAGTGTCTGGTGAGTTTTTAGAAATTAAACTATAA
- a CDS encoding PD-(D/E)XK nuclease family protein: protein MKFEYISYGGSLIQGLKKDPSVVYVFSDYPLKNSQRKESKRNIFEPDPLYLTIDEFKGVAFSTDKIILSEAKRFVSLYNYMKKEFAEININNYFESIEFSDKFFKYYTELNRSLCAKDIELEEWQKKYFEIFHRFKEKYEVYLTERNYIPKDWVEDIKYLDLTIFKKYKKIVFVDIVNFSPLDKYVISKLEEFIDVVIRVQGEPGVFDEETLELKEVYLPRTQKVEISLLEVQDELELIGNLLDIMKMKNHMTNIFSPEADTNEYSKVFPNNFMRGSFYTLNDTKFFKFLNAQSELIGAMEPRMDNLIPIKKFLEGIKNLEMQEYYGITKEDMEYIYNQIDWDYKYIGTESNEKISEIYEDIVKVSKVESIDKFITYFNELLSLDMFREKIYVDFYDKLQEYMGYAKTTEIMLEEREIKSCFRNGGDILKFLLQYFNDVEIIRNDDSEGKYLIKPMENCKVTPSRESIFINISTRYLPRVKRDSLYLTEKQKKENGFTYYEKERKEEKYRFYQGLLKNRYNTVIYIKNENSGEGVSPILSEVLNRYGISKLEKTVYSEDILERLITFKSNEIGEFIQKDLMKNRDDFKNRELSIGPYDYDTLTRCEYRFYLDKVCGLSSFEKEDSLGLSLKFLGTYVHEVFEKLTDKMWKKILNVSDYSVTNEEVEELLYKSFYANRKRVPVYLDNYFTQILIPRFTKNIVKFYKEIENLYIEKKVKRIESEKNSRKEPFLKGDVEVTLGGRVDLVIETTTNNHIIDFKTGSKIDNQLDFYTIMLYGDENAAQKSIYNAFEGSIENQEKPKLTRELLKERLIEFFKGENYFLSEKKSGCLYCEYGNICRREF from the coding sequence ATGAAGTTTGAGTATATAAGCTACGGGGGGTCTTTAATTCAGGGATTGAAAAAAGATCCCTCTGTTGTATATGTGTTTTCTGATTATCCATTAAAAAATAGTCAGAGAAAAGAGAGTAAAAGAAATATCTTTGAACCAGATCCACTTTATTTAACAATAGATGAGTTTAAAGGAGTAGCCTTTAGCACTGATAAGATAATTTTAAGTGAAGCAAAAAGATTTGTAAGTTTATATAACTATATGAAAAAAGAGTTTGCAGAGATAAATATAAATAACTATTTTGAATCTATTGAGTTTTCAGATAAGTTTTTTAAATATTATACTGAATTAAATAGAAGTTTATGTGCAAAGGATATAGAGCTAGAGGAGTGGCAAAAAAAATATTTTGAAATATTCCATAGATTTAAAGAAAAGTATGAGGTATATTTGACTGAAAGAAATTATATACCAAAAGATTGGGTTGAAGATATAAAATATCTAGACTTAACAATCTTTAAAAAATATAAAAAAATAGTATTTGTAGATATAGTAAACTTTTCACCTCTAGATAAGTATGTAATATCTAAGCTAGAGGAGTTTATAGATGTTGTAATTAGAGTTCAAGGAGAACCTGGAGTTTTTGATGAGGAAACTCTTGAGTTAAAAGAGGTATATTTGCCCAGAACACAAAAAGTAGAGATATCACTATTAGAGGTTCAAGATGAGTTAGAACTTATAGGAAATCTGTTAGATATTATGAAAATGAAAAATCACATGACGAATATCTTTTCTCCAGAAGCTGATACAAATGAATATTCTAAAGTTTTTCCAAATAACTTTATGAGAGGGAGTTTTTATACTTTAAATGACACTAAGTTTTTTAAATTTTTAAATGCTCAAAGTGAACTTATAGGAGCAATGGAACCTAGAATGGATAACTTGATTCCTATTAAAAAATTTTTAGAGGGAATTAAAAACTTAGAGATGCAAGAGTATTATGGAATAACAAAAGAGGATATGGAGTATATCTATAATCAAATAGATTGGGATTATAAGTATATTGGAACAGAGAGTAATGAAAAAATTTCTGAAATCTATGAAGATATTGTAAAAGTATCAAAAGTTGAAAGTATAGATAAATTTATTACATACTTTAATGAGCTTTTATCATTAGATATGTTTAGAGAAAAAATATATGTAGATTTTTATGACAAACTTCAAGAGTATATGGGATATGCTAAAACAACTGAGATAATGCTTGAGGAAAGAGAGATTAAAAGTTGCTTTAGAAATGGTGGAGATATTTTAAAATTCTTACTTCAATATTTTAATGATGTTGAGATTATAAGAAATGATGATAGTGAGGGAAAATATCTAATAAAACCAATGGAAAATTGTAAGGTTACTCCATCGAGAGAGTCAATTTTTATAAATATAAGTACAAGATATCTTCCTAGAGTAAAAAGAGATTCTCTTTATTTAACAGAGAAACAGAAAAAAGAGAATGGATTTACTTATTACGAAAAGGAAAGAAAAGAGGAAAAGTACAGATTTTATCAAGGGCTTTTAAAAAATAGATACAATACAGTTATCTATATAAAAAATGAAAATAGTGGAGAGGGAGTATCACCAATACTTTCTGAAGTTTTAAATAGATATGGTATAAGCAAACTTGAAAAAACTGTTTATAGTGAGGATATACTAGAGAGACTAATAACATTTAAATCAAATGAGATTGGCGAGTTTATTCAAAAAGATTTAATGAAAAATAGGGATGACTTTAAAAACAGAGAGTTAAGTATAGGTCCATATGATTATGATACTTTAACTAGATGTGAGTATAGATTCTATTTAGATAAAGTTTGTGGACTTAGTTCTTTTGAAAAAGAGGATTCTTTAGGTTTATCACTTAAATTTTTAGGAACTTATGTCCATGAGGTTTTTGAAAAGTTAACAGATAAGATGTGGAAAAAGATTTTGAATGTTTCAGACTATTCAGTGACAAATGAAGAGGTAGAGGAACTATTATATAAGAGTTTTTATGCCAATAGAAAAAGAGTTCCAGTATATCTAGATAACTATTTTACTCAGATATTAATTCCACGTTTTACAAAAAATATAGTAAAGTTTTATAAAGAGATAGAAAATCTATATATAGAAAAGAAAGTTAAACGTATAGAGAGTGAGAAAAACAGTAGAAAAGAACCATTTTTAAAAGGCGATGTAGAGGTTACTTTAGGTGGTAGAGTTGACCTTGTAATTGAAACAACAACAAATAATCATATTATAGATTTTAAAACAGGAAGTAAAATTGATAACCAGTTGGATTTTTATACAATTATGCTATATGGTGATGAAAATGCTGCTCAAAAATCTATATACAACGCCTTTGAAGGAAGTATAGAGAATCAAGAAAAACCTAAACTTACAAGAGAGCTTTTAAAAGAGAGACTAATAGAATTTTTTAAAGGAGAGAACTACTTTTTAAGTGAGAAGAAAAGTGGATGTTTATACTGTGAGTATGGGAATATCTGTAGGAGGGAGTTTTAA